The sequence below is a genomic window from Vibrio navarrensis.
GCTTTTCGGCTTACCTCGCGCGTTCACCGCCTTATTTGACCTATTGTTAAGCCAAATATCGACACAATTAAGACAAATAAGGAATTTATCCATGTTACGCAAAACTTCATTGGCCGTTTTGGTTGGCCTCTCTTTCTCCTCTCTCGCAACGGCTGAAGAAGGATTTCGCCAACACGATGCCCATGTTCATGGCCAAGTGGAATTTAACGTTGCTCAAGATGGTCACGATCTGTTGATTGAGATCACCGCGCCCGGCGCTGATGTGGTTGGCTTTGAGCACGCACCTGAAAACGCAGAGCAAGAGCAACGCTTGCAAAAGAGCATCGCCTTACTGCAACAAGCTGAGCAGATCGTTACCCTCAATGCCAAGGCCAAATGCCAGATTGAGAAGGTCGACGTTGCCCATACGTTAGCGGGTGACGAGCATCATCATGATCACCACGATGCCGATGAACATGAACATGAACATGAACATGAACATGAACATGAACATGAACATGAACATGAACACCATGAGGGTGACAAACACGATCATGACAAACATGAGCATGAAAAACATCATGATGACCACGACCACGACCACGACCACGACCACGACCACGACCACGACCACGACCACGATAGTCATGGCGCATTTACCGTTCAATATCAATACCATTGTGACAATCTGGCCGAACTGAGTACGCTAGATACCCAGTGGTTCAGCCATTTTACCGCGACCCAATCCATCACCGCGAATGTGCTTACCGATAAAAAGCAGAGTGCCACGCAACTATCGGCTGAAAACGCACGAATCTCTTTGAAATAAGAACCGAGCAGGTAAGTGTTTACTTACCTGCTTTTTCTGAAAAGCACAGAGCATGGTGAAAATCTATGGTAAATACTCCGTCTGAAGTGGTTTGGCTCAATCAGGCCACGTTTACATGGAAAGATGCGCAGCAGCCGATCTTACATATTCCGGAGCTGCGTATTTTGCGTGGTGAACACGTTTTTATAAAAGGCCCCAGCGGTTGTGGCAAATCGACGTTGCTCAGTTTAATGACCGGCATTAACGCGCTGCAATCTGGGCAACTGCGTATTCTCGGTACCGATCTCGGCAGCTTGTCGCCCAGTGCGCGAGACAAGTTTCGCGCCGATCACATCGGCTACATTTTCCAGCAGTTCAACTTGTTGCCCTACCTCAATGTGGTGGAAAACGTACTGCTGCCTTGTCAGTTTTCCAAGCTGCGCGCGGGACAAGTGGGCGGTCAGGCACACGAGCGGGCAATACAGCTGTTAACGCGTCTACATCTGCCGCCCGCGCTGCACAACAAACCCGTCAGCGAATTGAGTATCGGCCAGCAACAGCGCGTGGCGGCGGCGCGCGCGCTGATCGGCGCGCCAGAGTTAGTCATTGCAGATGAACCCACCTCCGCGCTCGATTACGATAACCGCAGCGCCTTTATCGAACTGCTGATGGAGCAAGCCAACTCGGTCAACGCCACCCTGATTTTCGTCAGCCACGATCCGAGTTTGGAAGCGCTGTTTAACCGCACTATCGACTTACGCGAATTGAACCGAGCAGGAGTTATCGCATGAGTGCCATCTTCAATCTCGCTTGGAAAAGTTTACGTAACCGCAAAGCCACCGCCGCACTGACGGTCATGACGGTCGCCATTTCAGTGCTGCTGCTGATGGGCGTAGAGCGAATTCGCACCCAAGCCAAAGAGAGCTTTGCCAATACCATTTCCGGCACCGATCTGATAGTCGGAGGCCGCTCTGGCCAAGTGAACTTGCTGCTTTACTCGGTATTTCGTATCGGCAACGCCACCAACAATATCGACTGGAAAAGCTACCAAGAGTTTGCCAACCATCGCTCGGTTGAATGGGCGATTCCCATCTCACTCGGCGATTCGCACCAAGGTTTTCGGGTAATGGGCACCAACCACAGCTACTTTGAACACTATAAGTACGGAAGTAAGCAACCACTGACTTTTTCGCAAGGTAAAGCGTTCAACGGCTTATTTGAAACCGTGCTTGGCTACGATGTGGCGAAAACACTCGGCTACCAGCTAGGCAGTGAGATAGTCATCGCGCACGGCATCAGCGATGTCGGCTTCAGTCGCCATGACAATTTACCCTTCAAAGTGGTCGGCATTTTAGCCCCGACAGGCACACCCGTAGACAAAACCGTGCACGTCTCACTTGAAGCGATTGAAGCGATTCACGTCGGCTGGGAATCTGGCGCGCGCATGGGCCCAACGCCCGATGCAACGCAACTGGCGCACAGAGACTTCCAACCCAAGCAGATCACCGCGATGCTGATTGGCCTCAAGTCGCGCATCCAAACATTCGCCCTGCAAAGGCAGATCAACACCTACCCGCAAGAGCCGCTTAGCGCCATTATGCCGGGGGTCGCTCTGCATGAACTGTGGGGGATGATGTCGGTTGCCGAGCAAGCGCTGCTGGCGGTGTCTGTGTTTGTGGTCGTCGCGGGTCTTTTGGGCATGCTCAGTAGCCTACTCACCAGCTTACAAGAACGGCGGCGTGAAATGGCGATCCTCAGGGCGATGGGCGCGCGTCCACGGCATGTGTTTACCCTGCTTATAAGTGAAGCGAGCCTGCTCACTTTTGTCGGGATTGTGACTGGAGTTGCGGGGGTGTACGCGCTGATCGCCGTGGCTCACCCGCTGATTCAGCAACAGTACGGAATCAATATTGCAATGACGGCCATCTCGGCACATGAGTGGCTGCTCCTTGCTTGTGTCCAAGGGGCAGGAATCTTCATCGGCTTTATTCCTGCTTTCCGGGCTTACAAACAATCTCTCAGTGATGGAATGACCATAAGGATTTAATCGTTCATGAAAAGCAAAGTTATCTTGCTATTAAGCTTAATTTTAACGCCTTGGTTTCCCGCCTTGGCAGCCAGCCAGGATGTGATGACGCTGGACTGGATCGATCTGGTGCCCGAGCAAGAGAGAAAACTCTTCGACAGCGTCGGCATGCCCGCTGCCGACCATTCCGGTAATGCGGTCAGCCAAACCAAATTGGGTGGCGTTCGACCAGAGCTCAATGGCAGTAAAGTGAAGATCCCCGGTTTTGTGATTCCGCTGGAAGGGGATGCCAATAAAGTGACCGAGTTTTTGTTGGTGCCTTACTTTGGCGCGTGCATCCATGTGCCACCACCGCCACCAAACCAAATTATCTACGTTAAGTTCCCCAAAGGTGCGCCAGTCCAAGAGCTGTGGGATGTGATTTACGTGGTAGGAACGCTGAAAACGGAAACCGTCAGCCACGAGTTGGCCGAAACGGCTTATGTCATCCAAGGGGATGCGATTGAAGCTTACGATGACATGTAACCAATTTTAAACATCGACGTAACCTGTCAATCTCACTGGCTCAGGCGATATATTTGGCTAAATAGATCAAAGTTGCCAAATAAGCAACCAATAGCAGCGCGGTTGGCAGATGCTTTTTAAGTTTATTCTCTCCGAAATACTTCATAAGCCCCTCACAAAAGACAATAACAATTTTAACAACTTATTATCATTTGTGACAGCGCATTTTTATCGAGATCACGATTTTCGCCGCTCTAAGCGCAAATTGATCGCCAAGAGTGTGATTGCTCATTATTGCACTGGTTTGGCGATAAGGGGTACATTGAGCCTAGCATTCACCCTGCAATGGAAAGGAAGGTACGATGGCGGATAGCCGAACGCCGGTCGTAATTGACCAAGAAGCCGATCCCAAGCCGCACAGCAGCCAAGAGAAGAAAAGTGGTTACATTCGTGACAGCGCCAGCCGCATAACGACGATCGCGCAAACCTATGGCTTAGACGCGCTGCTGCAAAAAGATCCGCCGCAAAAAACCACCATCGAACGGGCTTTGTTGCGTGAGGAGAAGCGCAAAGAGCAGCGCCAGCGTAACCTTGAACAGATCTTGAAACTGGCCCATCTCTCTTGCAAAGATGAAACCGCAGGCGATCCGGATCAAGATTGGCTGTACCGCTTTTTCGATATGGCGCAAGAGATCCACAACTCAGCGATGCAGAAACTGTGGGCACAAGTGCTGAAACGAGAAGTGACCAACCCAGGTTCCACCTCGATGAAAGCCTTGAAGGTACTGCATGACATGACACCAAAAGAGGCGCACATCCTGCAACGCGCCTCATCTCTCGCTTGCAGTTTTGGCGCAGACAACAGCCGTAAGCTGCTGATTGGCTATCGTTTTCAAGGCGGCATTTTTAGTTTTGGTAAACGCGACACCACCACCAACATCAACATGGGCAGCTTCCAGTTGTCGTTTTCTAGCTTGTTGGTGCTGATTGAATTGGGCCTGCTGCATGGCACTGAGTTGGAATCGGGTGAAATCGAAATCGAAACGCCGCTGATTTTAAGTTATCAAGGGCGCAACTTGCAGCTGAATGTACTGAGTAAAGGCGTGCGCCTGCTCTATTACCGCTTTACACCAACCGGCAATGAACTGTGTAAACTGCTCGGCAACAAACCCAACAGCCAGTATTACGATCAAATGCTGGCGATGCTTAATCAAAAGTTTACCGTACAGAGTGAGGTGCAAAGCGGCATTCACCATACGGTATGATGCCGCTCACTGGTAGTTAGGATGAGCGAATGATCCCGCGAGCCACCAGCGTTGCAATGCATTGATCCACCAGCGCCTCAATGAGTTTCTCTCCGGCAGGCAGATCGATCTCTGCATTGAGTGGCGCTTCATAAGCAGAATCGATGCCAGTAAAGTTGGTAATCTCCCCGGCGCGAGCTTTCTTATATAAACCTTTCGGATCACGCTGCTCACACACTTGCAATGAGGTGTTGACGAACACTTCAATAAACTCGCCGTCGGGCAACAGATCCCGCACTAACTGGCGCTCAGCTCGATGCGGTGAGATGAATGCGGTAAGGACAATCAGGCCGGCATCGGCCATCAACTTGGCCAACTCACCAATGCGGCGAATGTTTTCGCGGCGATCCTGCTGAGAAAAGCCAAGATCGCTACACAAACCGTGCCGCACATTATCACCATCTAATAAGTAGGTGTGATAGCCCTGCTCTGCCAAGCGTGTTTCCAGCGCCCCCGCAATGGTCGATTTGCCCGCACCCGACAAGCCAGTAAACCAAAGCACAGCTGGCTTTTGCTGTTTGAGCCCGGCACGATACGATTTATCAATCATATGCTGATGCCAGACAATATTTTCATCGTTGTTCGCGCTCACGCTGCTCATAACAAATCCTTTTAAAATGGGAAAAAGATCGGAATAAAAGTAAGGACCAAGGTGGAGTACACCAAAGACACTGGCACGCCAATTTTCAGATAATCCGACAAGCGATAGTTGCCCACACTGTAAACCAATAAGTTGGTTTGATAGCCATACGGGGAGATAAAACTGGCGCTCGCACCAAACAGCACCGCCATAATAAACGGCATCGGATCCACCCCATAGCCTAGCGCCATACTGTAGCCGATCGGAAACGCCAATGCCGCCGCCGCGTTATTAGTCACTAACTCAGTGAGGATCAGCGTCATCATGTAGGTGGCGACAAGTGCGCCGAATACGCCCCAACCATTAAATGCTTCGATAAACATACCGCCCATGCGCGCCGAAAAGCCCGATGAGATCATCAATTGCGCGATCGACAAGGCTGAGCCGACTATCACCACAATATCCAGTGGGAAGCGGCGTCTGAGCTCACTGATCTGCACGATTCCGCACAAAAGCAAGGCCAATAAATAGATGGCGAGCCCTTTGATGATCGGCACAAGGTTAAGCAGTGCCGCCGCAATCACCGCGACAAAACCCAGTAACACTAACGTCGATTTGTGGCTGTCGAGGCGAGCGCTAGAATCGAGATCGTTAACCAAGACAAACTCTTTGCGGTGTGCTTGGCGCTCAGCTTCAAAACGCTTGCCCGGCACCAAAACTAGAGTGTCACCCGCAGCCAAGCTAATGTTGCCCAGACCGCCTTCCAGCCTCTCATGACCGCGACGAATCGCCACCACGACAGCATCAAAGCGATCGCGAAAACGGCTCGATTTTAGTGTCTTGTTGCAAAAGCTGGCCGAAGAGCTCACCACCACTTCGACAAAGTTCTGTCCGTTAAGGTGCTGCTGACCGAACAGCGTCAGCCCGGGGATCTCTTGCAATGTTGAAACACTGTCTACGTCACCACAAAACAGCAATCGGTCTTTGGCTTGCAAAACAAAATCCGGCCCGACCGAAGAAACCGTTTCGCCATTGCGGATCACTTCAGCCAAAAACAGCTTACGTAAAGCGCGCAAGTTGTTCTCGGTCACGCTACGCCCAACCAAAGGAGATCCGGGTTCAACACGCGCTTCTAAGAAGTACGGCAGATCATCTTGTCCTTGCTCGTCGTAGTCTGGCAACAGATAACTGAGCGGGATTAAGACAAGCACCCCACCCAACAATACCGCCAAACCAATCAAGGTCGGCGCAAAGAAAGACATGCTCGGCAAGCCCGCGTCTTCAACGAAACTGTTGATGATCAGGTTGGTCGAGGTGCCAATCAAGGTCAGCGTACCACCAAAAATCGCGGCATAAGAGAGCGGGATCAGCAGCTTCGACGGCGCGTGCTGCTGATTACGTTTGACCGCACCAATCAACGACACCACCACTGCAGTGTTGTTGGTAAACGAGGAGAGCAGCGCAGTCGACAAGCCCAATTTAGCAATCACAGTCGCTAAACGCCCTTCGGAAATATTGCGGCTCACCCAACTAATCAAGCGCGTTTTTTCCAGTGCCGTGGAGGCCAAGATCAACAGCACTAAAGTCAGCAGTGAGGAGTTGGTAAAGTTGGCCGCAATGGTGGTTAAGTCGCTCATTCCCGCCATAAAAGCCACAAACGCAGCGGCAGCGAAAATATAGCTCGGCTTAATTTTCGTGACGAGCAAACATGTGATGATGCCCAGCAGCATCGCCAAAACCATTCCTTGCTCCCACATACCTCATCCTCACTGGGGAGCACGCTCCCATCACTTACTACTACTTCTTAATCAACGCACTGAGATCTTTGGCATCCCAATGTGGGAAGTGCTTACGGATCAAAGCGTTCAGTTCAACTTCAAATGCGCTGAAATCACCACTTGCCTGAGCGACCGCGGCTAGGCTCTCGCTCACCATGCCCGCACCCACGGTGACATTGGTCAAACGGTCAATGATGATAAAGCCGCCGGTATCAGCACACTCTTGGTAGTTATCCAGCGCCACCGCTTCGTTGAGTGTCCACTCGCACAGACCAATACCGTTGAGCGGCAGCTCTGCGGCGCCATGCGACGAAAGATGGTTGATGTCGTACTGATAGCGAATACTTTCCACACGACCGATGGTCTTTTTACCGGCAATCTTGATGTCGTAATCGCGCCCGGGTTGTAACGGCTGCTCCGTCATCCACACCACATCAGCAAGCAGGTGGTTGGTCGATTGCACTTGTGCCTCTTCCAGTACCAGCAGATCGCCACGGCTGATATCAATTTCGTCAGCCAGCGTCAGCGTCACCGCTAGGCCCGCTTGCGCCTGTTGCAAATCACCGTCGAAGGTCACAATTCGCGCCACGCTGGAAGTTTTACCTGACGGCAGCACTTTAATGCGATCGCCCACGTTCACCGTGCCAGATGAAATGGTGCCGGCAAAACCACGGAAGTTGAGGTTTGGACGGCTGACATACTGCACTGGGAAACGGAACTCGCCCGCCTCTTTGGCCTTTTCTACATCGACACTTTCCAGGATTTCCAGCAGTGACGGGCCGTGATACCAACTCATGTGTTGGCTTGGCTCCACCACGTTATCACCTTCCAATGCCGAAATAGGAATGATCTGAATGTTGGTTTCACCACGCAGATTTTGCGAGAAGGCCAGATACTGCGCTTTGATCTCTTCAAAACGTTGCTCAGAGAAATCGACCAGATCCATTTTATTGACCGCAACAACAAAATGTTTCAAACCAAGCAGGTTGGAGATAAATGAGTGGCGACGAGTTTGATCCAACACGCCCTTACGCGCATCGATTAGGATCACCGCCAGATCACAGGTTGACGCACCGGTTGCCATGTTGCGCGTGTACTGCTCATGTCCCGGGGTGTCAGCGATGATGAATTTACGCTTTTGCGTCGAGAAGTAACGATAAGCCACATCAATGGTGATCCCTTGCTCACGCTCGGCTTGCAGACCATCCACCAGCAGCGCCAGATCCGGACGCGAACCTGTGGTGCCAACACGTTGGCTGTCTGAGTGGACCGCCGCCAGTTGATCTTCGTAGATCTGCTTCGAATCATGCAGCAAACGACCAATCAAGGTGCTCTTGCCGTCGTCCACCGAACCGCAGGTCAGGAATCTCAGTAATGATTTGTTTTGATGCTGCTCTAGGTAACCTTCAATACCCAATTCAGCCAATTGCGCTTCAACTGCACTGTTCATAATGTATCCTCGATCCCTTTAGAAATAACCTTGGCGCTTTTTCAGCTCCATCGATCCAGACTGATCGTGGTCGATCGCCCGACCTTGACGCTCACTTGATGTGGCCACCAGCATCTCTTCGATAATGCCGGTCAACGTATTGGCCTCTGATTCAATCGCCCCAGTCAATGGGTAGCAACCTAAGGTGCGAAAACGCACACTCTTGTGTTCAATCTGCTCACCGTCACGCAGTTTCATGCGGTCGTCGTCCACCATAATCAGCATGCCGTCGCGCTCAACCACAGGACGTACATCGGCCAAGTAAAGCGGCACGATTTCAATGTTTTCTAGATAGATGTATTGCCAAATATCGAGTTCGGTCCAGTTTGAAAGAGGGAAGACACGAATGCTCTCGCCTTTGTTGATCTGGCCGTTGTAGGTTTTCCACAGCTCCGGGCGCTGATTCTTCGGATCCCAAGTGTGGTTCTTATCGCGAAACGAGTAGACACGCTCTTTGGCACGTGATTTCTCTTCATCGCGGCGCGCGCCGCCAAAAGCCGCATCAAAACCATATTTGTTGAGCGCTTGCTTCAACCCTTGGGTTTTCATGATGTCGGTATGCTTAGAGGAGCCATGAACAAACGGGCTACAACCCATCGCCAGACCTTCTGGGTTCTTATGTACCAAAAGCTCAAAGCCATATTTCTCCGCGGTGCGATCACGAAACTCGATCATCTCGCGAAATTTCCAATCGGTATCAACGTGCAGTAGTGGAAAGGGAATTTTTCCTGGATAAAACGCTTTGCGCGCCAAATGCAGCATCACCGACGAGTCTTTGCCTATCGAGTACATCATCACTGGGTTATCAAACTCGGCAGCCACTTCACGGATGATGTGAATGCTCTCAGCTTCGAGCTGCTTTAAATGAGTCAAGCGTTGTTGATTCATATCTCTTTCCTTTTAAGGCTCGACGGCCTGAATGGGTCCATTACGCTGGCTTCGGGTTAAACAGACTGAGCCAATGTGCTCAGATGTGCCTGTTCGTCACGAAGAAACCAATCTAACTTGTCGGATAGCTGAACAACTTCCCCTACAACAATCAGTGCAGGAGCTTCAGCCTGTGTGGCTAAAGTGGCTAAATCAGCCAGTTGCCCTTTAAATACTTTTTGCGTCTGCTGTGTGCCGCGTTCAATGATGGCGATCGGCGTACTTGAGGCGCGGCCATGCGCGATAAGCTGCTCTTGGATATAGCTCGACTTCATCAGCCCCATGTAGATCACCAGAGTCTGCTGACCTCGCGCGAGTGTCGACCAATCCATCTGATCGCTTTCTGCCTTAAGGTGTCCGGTAACAAACAGCGCCGACTGGGCGTAGTCGCGATGAGTCAGAGGAATGCCCGCATACGCAGTTGCACCCGCTGCTGCGGTGATGCCCGGCACCACCTGAAAGCGAATGCCGGCGTCGGCCAACACTTCCAATTCTTCACCGCCACGGCCAAAAATAAATGGATCACCGCCTTTAATCCGCACCACTTTGTAGCCTTGCTGAGCAAAATCAACCAACAACTGATTGGTTTTTTCCTGCGGCACACTATGATGCCCGGCGCGCTTACCCACGCAGACCAAGATGGTGTCACTCGGCACCAAAGCCATGATTTCATCGGAGACCAAGTAGTCGTACAGCACTACATCGGCTTGCTGTAAATAGGTCAAGGCTTTGAGCGTGAGCAGTTCAGGATCGCCCGGTCCAGCGCCCACTAGAGCCACTTCTCCGGCCTTGAGTTGACTGCGCGCAAAGCGACTTGGCACTGCGCGATTGTCGGCAACGAGTGTTGGCTTTTTAAAGGGAAAGACCGTTCCTGATTCCTTGCTGGTCATACGCCGTGCTTCCGTTGAACTTTTGATAAGCGCATTATGGCGAGCTCTTTATATTACCTGAAATTCTAAAATTTCATTTTTTATTCAAAAAACTGCTAAGAAGTTTTCTATCTAACTCATGCACTTTTCTCTTTTGCTCACACAACAAGCCTCAGCACGACAAAAGATGGCAAGCAGCGCACAGAATGGCGTAGAGCAATCGGCTGAAATCACACTTTTTTAGCCAGCTAAATATGGCTTTCATTATATTTTGTTACATTAGTCACCGAATCTTCCTCTCTGACTCTTGTGGAGCAAAAAATGAAAGTGGCAGTGACCCCTCTCTCTCTAGCCGTTTTAACCAGCATGCTCGCTATCGCGGGCCCGGCCATGGCCGAAACCATTCAATTGCGAATCATCGAAACCACCGATATTCACACCAATGTGATGGACTACGACTACTACAAAGATAAACCTTCACAGCAAATTGGCCTAACCCGTGCCGCGACTTTGGTGAAGCAAGCACAAGCCGAAGTCACCAACAGCGTGTTGGTGGATAACGGTGATTTGATCCAAGGCAGCCCGATGGGTGACTACATGGCAGCTAAGGGCATCAAAGCGGGTGAAGTTCATCCAGTGTATAAGGCGATGAACCAATTGCACTACGATGTCGGCAATATCGGTAACCATGAGTTTAACTACGGTTTGGAATTTCTCGCCGAAACCATTAACGACGCCAACTTCCCCTACATCAACGCCAACGTGTTTGAGCAAAAGAGCGGCAAGCACTACTTCAAGCCTTACCTCATTAAAGAGCACAGCTTTAAAGATGTGAATGGCGCAGAACATACGATCAAAGTGGGTTACATCGGCTTTGTGCCACCGCAGATCATGGTGTGGGACAAGAAGAACCTCGAAGGCAAAGTGTTTGCCAAAGACATTCGTGAGACCGCAGAAGCCCTAGTTCCACAGATGAAAAAAGAGGGCGCGGATGTGATTGTCGCTATCCCTCATTCCGGCGTCTCTTCCGACCCCTACAAAATCGGCGCAGAAAACTCAGTCTACTACCTTTCACAAGTCGAAGGCATTGATGCGATTGCCTTTGGCCACTCGCACGCGGTTTTCCCGGGCAAGGGGTTTGACCATATTCAAGGCGTCGACAACCAAAAGGGCACCATCAATGGCGTGGCCGCTGTGATGCCGGGTCGCTGGGGCAGCCATGTCGGCATCATCGATTTAGAGCTGCAACAAAAAGAGGGTAAATGGTCGGTGGTCAAAGGGCAAACGCAAGCACGGCCAATTTTTGACAAAGCGAGCCAAAAGCCCTTAGTTGACGCCGACAGCGCGATTGTCGATGCGCTTGCCGCCGATCACAAAGGCACACGTGATTTTGTCAACCAACCTATTGGTAAAGCCAATGACGTGATGTACAGCTTCCTTGCCCTCGTGCAGGATGATCCCACGGTACAAATCGTTAACTTGGCACAAAAAGATTACGTTGAGCGCTTTATCCAAGGCGATCCAGATCTCGCTGGGCTACCCGTTCTTTCTGCCGCTGCGCCATTTAAAGCGGGCGGGCGTAAGAATGATCCCGCCAACTTTACCGAAGTGGAGTCCGGTCAACTGACCTTCCGTAACGCCGCCGATCTGTATCTCTACCCGAACACGCTGGTCGCGATGAAAGTCAGCGGGCAGCAAGTCAAAGAGTGGTTGGAGTGTAGCGCTGGCCAGTTCAAGCAGATCGATGTCAACAGCAGCGCGCCGCAATCTTTGATCGACTGGGATGGGTTTCGCACTTATAACTTCGATGTGATTGATGGCGTGAACTACCAAATCGATATCACGCAGCCCGCTAAATATGACGGCGACTGTAAACTGATTCATCCAGAAGCGCAGCGCATTCTTGATCTGACCTATCAAGGTAAGCCGATTGACGTGAAACAGACGTTTATCATCGCGACCAACAACTACCGCGCGTACAGCAACAAGTTCCCAGGTACTGGAGCGGAATTTGTGGCGTTTGATGCACCGGATGAAAACCGCAGTGTACTGGCCAGCTACATCTCACGTGTGAGCCAAGAGAAAGGACAAGTGACCCCAAGCGCCGATAACAACTGGACCTTTGCTCCTATTCAGTCGGAAAAAGCGCTGGATATCCGCTTTGAAACTTCACCGAGCGACAAAGCGGCGCAGTTCATTAAAGCGAAAGGCATTTATCCGATGGAGCAAGTGGCGA
It includes:
- the cobA gene encoding uroporphyrinogen-III C-methyltransferase, which produces MTSKESGTVFPFKKPTLVADNRAVPSRFARSQLKAGEVALVGAGPGDPELLTLKALTYLQQADVVLYDYLVSDEIMALVPSDTILVCVGKRAGHHSVPQEKTNQLLVDFAQQGYKVVRIKGGDPFIFGRGGEELEVLADAGIRFQVVPGITAAAGATAYAGIPLTHRDYAQSALFVTGHLKAESDQMDWSTLARGQQTLVIYMGLMKSSYIQEQLIAHGRASSTPIAIIERGTQQTQKVFKGQLADLATLATQAEAPALIVVGEVVQLSDKLDWFLRDEQAHLSTLAQSV
- the cpdB gene encoding 2',3'-cyclic-nucleotide 2'-phosphodiesterase; protein product: MKVAVTPLSLAVLTSMLAIAGPAMAETIQLRIIETTDIHTNVMDYDYYKDKPSQQIGLTRAATLVKQAQAEVTNSVLVDNGDLIQGSPMGDYMAAKGIKAGEVHPVYKAMNQLHYDVGNIGNHEFNYGLEFLAETINDANFPYINANVFEQKSGKHYFKPYLIKEHSFKDVNGAEHTIKVGYIGFVPPQIMVWDKKNLEGKVFAKDIRETAEALVPQMKKEGADVIVAIPHSGVSSDPYKIGAENSVYYLSQVEGIDAIAFGHSHAVFPGKGFDHIQGVDNQKGTINGVAAVMPGRWGSHVGIIDLELQQKEGKWSVVKGQTQARPIFDKASQKPLVDADSAIVDALAADHKGTRDFVNQPIGKANDVMYSFLALVQDDPTVQIVNLAQKDYVERFIQGDPDLAGLPVLSAAAPFKAGGRKNDPANFTEVESGQLTFRNAADLYLYPNTLVAMKVSGQQVKEWLECSAGQFKQIDVNSSAPQSLIDWDGFRTYNFDVIDGVNYQIDITQPAKYDGDCKLIHPEAQRILDLTYQGKPIDVKQTFIIATNNYRAYSNKFPGTGAEFVAFDAPDENRSVLASYISRVSQEKGQVTPSADNNWTFAPIQSEKALDIRFETSPSDKAAQFIKAKGIYPMEQVATDEVGFAVYRLNLQK